DNA from Thioclava sp. GXIMD2076:
TCGCCAAGGAGGCGCTTGCCTTGATGCGCATCGTGGTGACGCGCGGCACGGCGTCTTACGGCAATGTCAAAGGCTATGAGGTGGGGGGCAAAACCGGCACTGCCGATAAGGTGAAACCCACGGGCGGCTATTATGATGACAAGGTCATCGCGACCTTCGCCGGTGTCTTCCCGATTTCCGATCCGCAATATGTATTGGTGCTGACGCTCGACGAGCCTTCTGATAATTCCGGCTCCATTCCGCGCCGCACCGCCGGCTGGACCGCTGTGCCTGTCGCCGCCGAAGTGATCCGCCGTGTGGCGCCGCTTCTGGGCCTGCGCCCGCATGCGGCTGTTGACGAGCTTGCGGGCATCAATGTCGCGAAAGACCCCAACAACAAGACTGTGGCGGATGAGTGATCCCGCTATCGCGGCGCTGCGAGCGAGCGGGGCGCCGGTGGTCGGAATTTGCCGATCGGATCCTTTGCCGCGGGGCTGATGCGTTGACCTTTTCTGCCGGCCCGCGATAAATGGGATAGACGTTCGGGGCTATGTCCCCGAGACCGTATCATGGCCCTTGTCCCGAGCGGCCGGATTTGAAACAGAAAGCCATCATCATGCCGACAGATCTGCCGCAATCGAGCCTGAACGCATTGGGTCTGACCCCCAGTTCCGGTGCGGATCGCCAGATCACGGGCCTGTCGGTAGATAGCCGTCAGGTGAAGGCAGGCCATCTGTTTGCGGCCCTTCCGGGCACCAAGGTGCATGGGGCCGAATTTGTGCCCACGGCGCTTGCCAAGGGCGCTGTGGCCATCCTGACCGACCGCGCAGGCGCCACGCAGATCCACGATGCCGTGGCACAGGCCGGGGCCGCGCTGGTTGTGGCCGAAGACCCCCGACAGGCGCTGGCCTATGCGGCGGCGCTGTTCTTCGGGGCACAGCCCGCAACGATGATCGCGGTCACCGGCACCAATGGCAAAACGAGTGTGGCCACCTTCACCCGCCAGATCTGGCAGGTTCTGGGCTATGAGGCGGCTAATATCGGCACAACCGGCGTCGAGGGGGCCTATAGCGCGCCCTCCAACCACACCACGCCCGAACCCATCACCCTGCATCGGCTTCTGGGCGATATGGCGCACGCGGGGATCACCCATGCCGCGATGGAGGCATCTTCCCACGGGCTGGCGCAGAAACGGCTCGACGGGGTGGTGCTGAAAGCTGCGGCCTTCACCAATTTCACGCAGGACCATCTCGATTACCACGCGACATTCGAGGAATATTTCGCGGCCAAGGCGGGGCTCTTTGCGCGTGTGCTGCCCGATGACGGCGTGGCGGTGATCAATATGGATGACCCGCGCGGGGCCGATATGGCCGCGATCGCCAACGGTCGTGGCCAGCGGGTGATCCGTCTGGGCCATGGCGAGGACTGCGAGATGCGGCTTCTGGGCAAGCGCCCCGATGCGTCGGGTCAGGACATCCGCTTCTCGTGGGAGGGCAAGCCGCAGATGGCGCGCCTGCCGCTGATCGGGGAGTTTCAGGCGATGAATGTGCTGACGGCGGCGGCGATGGTCATCGGCTGCGGGGCTGATCCTCTGTCGGTGGTGCAGGCGTTGCCGCATCTGAGCACGGTGCGGGGCCGGATGCAGCAGGTGGCGGTGCGCGATAATGGCGCGACCGTGTTTGTGGATTACGCCCATACTCCCGATGCGGTGGCCACGGCGCTCAAGGCGCTGCGCCCGCATGTGCTGGGCAAGATCGTGGTCATCGTGGGCGCAGGCGGCGACCGTGACCGCACCAAGCGCCCGCTGATGGGCAAGGCCGCGACCGAGCATGCCGATCTGGTCTTTGTCACCGATGACAACCCGCGCACCGAGGATCCTGCCGAGATCCGCGCTGCCGTGATGGAGGGCGCAGGCCCCACCGCCATCGAGGTGGGCGACCGCGCCGAGGCGATCCTTTTGGCGGTGAACAGGCTCGAGCCGGGCGATGCGCTGCTGATCGCGGGCAAGGGCCACGAGACGGGGCAGGTGATCGGCACCGATATCTACCCCTTTGACGATGCCGAACAGGCCTCTGTGGCCGTTGCCGCACTGGATGGGAAAATCTGATGACACTCTGGACCGCTTCCGAGATTGCCCGCGCGACGGGTGGCCGTGCCACATGCGAGGCCCAAGTTGACGGCATCTCCATCGACACCCGCTCGATCGCCAAGGGCGATCTGTTTGTGGCGTTGACGGCCGCGCGTGACGGGCATGATTTCGTGCGTCAGGCCCTCGATCAAGGCGCAGGTGCGGCTCTTGTCTCGCGCATTCCCGACGGGTGTAGCGAAGCCGATCCGCTGGTGATCGTGGACGATGTGCTGGAAGGCCTGCAGGATCTGGGTCGTGCGGGGCGGGCGCGTGCCAAGGCCAAGGTCATCGCCGTCACCGGATCGGTGGGCAAGACCTCCACCAAGGAGATGCTGCGCGAGGTGCTCAAGGGGCAGGGCAAGACCCATGCCGCCGAGGCATCCTTCAACAACCATTGGGGGGTGCCGATCACGCTGGCCCGCTTGCCGGCCGATGCCGATTTCGCGGTGATCGAGATTGGGATGAACCATCCCGGCGAGATCGCGCCGCTGGCACAGATGGCGCGTCCGCATGTGGCGATGATTACCACGGTGGCCGCGGCGCATCTGGAGGCCTTTGACGATATTTTCGGCATCGCCCGCGAGAAAGCAACGATCTTCGAGGGGCTGGAGGCAGGGGGGGCGTGTATCGTGCCGCTCGGGCTCGAGGTCTCGGATATCCTGCTGGAGGCGGCCAGGGTGGCCGGTGAGGTGATTACTTTCGGTGCGGATGCGCAGGCCGATTATCATCTGGACAAAGTGTCCATCCTTGGGGACACCACCGTGGTCGAGGCGCGGGCGCGGGGCGAGAGCCTTCTGTTCAAGGTCCAGAGCCCGGGACGGCATTTTGCGTCCAACGCGCTGGGAGTGATCGCGGCCTGTGG
Protein-coding regions in this window:
- a CDS encoding UDP-N-acetylmuramoyl-L-alanyl-D-glutamate--2,6-diaminopimelate ligase; the encoded protein is MPTDLPQSSLNALGLTPSSGADRQITGLSVDSRQVKAGHLFAALPGTKVHGAEFVPTALAKGAVAILTDRAGATQIHDAVAQAGAALVVAEDPRQALAYAAALFFGAQPATMIAVTGTNGKTSVATFTRQIWQVLGYEAANIGTTGVEGAYSAPSNHTTPEPITLHRLLGDMAHAGITHAAMEASSHGLAQKRLDGVVLKAAAFTNFTQDHLDYHATFEEYFAAKAGLFARVLPDDGVAVINMDDPRGADMAAIANGRGQRVIRLGHGEDCEMRLLGKRPDASGQDIRFSWEGKPQMARLPLIGEFQAMNVLTAAAMVIGCGADPLSVVQALPHLSTVRGRMQQVAVRDNGATVFVDYAHTPDAVATALKALRPHVLGKIVVIVGAGGDRDRTKRPLMGKAATEHADLVFVTDDNPRTEDPAEIRAAVMEGAGPTAIEVGDRAEAILLAVNRLEPGDALLIAGKGHETGQVIGTDIYPFDDAEQASVAVAALDGKI
- the murF gene encoding UDP-N-acetylmuramoyl-tripeptide--D-alanyl-D-alanine ligase, with protein sequence MMTLWTASEIARATGGRATCEAQVDGISIDTRSIAKGDLFVALTAARDGHDFVRQALDQGAGAALVSRIPDGCSEADPLVIVDDVLEGLQDLGRAGRARAKAKVIAVTGSVGKTSTKEMLREVLKGQGKTHAAEASFNNHWGVPITLARLPADADFAVIEIGMNHPGEIAPLAQMARPHVAMITTVAAAHLEAFDDIFGIAREKATIFEGLEAGGACIVPLGLEVSDILLEAARVAGEVITFGADAQADYHLDKVSILGDTTVVEARARGESLLFKVQSPGRHFASNALGVIAACGALGCEQALIAMDLGRWLPPAGRGARERVLFDAFNPEMGIDLFDDAFNANPTSMGVALEMLAAQEPQDGVGRVKHGRRVAILGEMLELGAEELSMHAGLARLPAMADVDVVHMVGNRMAALRDALPRAKRGEWYESADEMVARARHLVDAGDVVLVKGSKGSKVSRVVEALRKLGQPVSTEV